CGGAGCGGGTACCACATCGCTGCGCGATGTGCAAGCGAACACCCGCGCTGCGCGCGGGTGTTGCGCTCACGCTCCGCGTGAGCGGAGCGGGACGCTGCGCGTCCCGCCCACCGGCCCGGCTGCGCCGGGCCGGTGACGCTCCGTCCGCTGCGCTCCCGGAGCGCGGGGCCTACGGCCCCGATGGGGTGGCCTCCGCTGCGCTCCAGCCACCCAACCGCACCCGCTGCGCGGGCACGGCAACGGGCCTGCGGCCCGGGCAGCGAGGAGAGGGTGCTGGGTGGGCCGGTTCTACTCGGGCTGGGTCACAGTCAGAGCCCAGCGGACACTGTCATCCGAGGCGTCAACGCCCACAGTGAAAGAACCTCGCTGCACGACCCCGGGGTCCATGGTCACCGAGCCCACACCCGCTCTGCCGGCAGGACAGTCCACCGAAAACTCAGCCACGCGTGCCTGCTGCGATTCCATCGTCACCGCCACACTGCCTCCGCCTTCACAGGCGACCGTGAGCACGGTCGGCAGCCCTTCCCATGCCCCACCGGACGCGACCCCGCCATCACCCGTCCACTCCGGCACCCACACCAAACCCTCAGGCCCGGGATGAGGAAGAAGACCACCATCCGCCGCGGCTGGCACCGCCCCTGCGCCCACCGCCCCGAAAGCCGCCAACAACGCCACTGCTACGGTCCTACGCGCACTCATCACGCCTGCCCCTCCTGATGGTCTGTCACGGCCAAGGCAGTGTGACGCGCGGGAAGACCACCACGCATGAGTACAACGACTCATGACATCCAGAGCGCTATGGGACATCAAGGGGTCGGCCCTGCTGCCGCGGGGTCGCTGCCGAACAGGCCTGCCGACCGAACCGCTACAGGGGAGGTCGGGTGTGGGCTAGAGCTGCTGGATCAGCATCCATATGACGAGTCCCAGGAAGATTACTCCGACCGCCCGGTTCATTTGCGTAACCCTTGCTTGTGGGCTCGGTCGCCTCGTGGTTCTTCACCCAGCCTCTCTGGAGGCGTGCGTTGGCCTTCCAGAGCAGTTGGGGGCGTACGACTTGGATCACCCCCATGACCAGAAAGAAGCACAAGACCAGGACGAATACCGGGCTGCTGCCATCACTGTCCGTGGCAGCCTGCACTACCGCATTGGGACTCATGAAGGCCGGTTGCCCCGGCCCCGGAGCAAGTAACGGAGGACACCGTCCAGGTGAACGCCTGCTAGGTGGCCTCTGCTGCGCTCCAGCCACCGGCCGAGCCCACTGCTGCTAACGGGCCGGCCTGCGGTCCGGGAAGGGAACCCCTGCACTGAGGGGTTGGCTCACTGACCGTCGCGCGCTGCTGCTTTCCTCTTGGCCCGGTTCGCCACCCACTGCACCACCACGTTGACCACGGCCACGAGAACCGCGAAGGCGAGCGCGTCGAGCCACGTTCTGCCTGTAACAGTGCGCCACACCACCGCGGCCGCCCCGTAGACGGCCACAACAATCGCCCAGCGCACCCAACGTCGAGACCACCACTCGACTGACCGCTCCCGTGTCTGCATGCCGACCAGTTACCCGGGATTCATGCCAGCAGGGTGACGGGGCTTCAGGCGGGGGCGTGACGGCGGGTGGCCGGCGCCTTGTGCGGGGCGGCGTAATGCGCGGGCCGGCCGGTCGCGGGGACGGCGAGGCGCCGCAGGGACAGGCTCGCGGTGGCCAGGAGAACGGTGAAGACGGCCAGGAGGAGGACGGACACCCACATCTGTCGGCTCCCGGGTGCCTGCCAGCCAGTCCAGGCCGCGGACCCTGCCCACAGCGCCATGGCTGCTGCGTAGAAGGAGCGGATGCGGCGCAGTTGGCGCTCGGCCCGCAGGAACTGGATGCGTTCGGTCTTCGGTGCCATGCGGCACCGTGTACCCCGATGCGTGATGCCCATCAGGGTCGGATGAAGTCTCGTGGAGGGGATCTGTCGAGGGGTGTCGCTAGTCTGCCTCTCAATGTGATGCAGCATGTAGTATTGGCGTAATGGGGGGACATTCGGTAGGAAGTGGTGCGCGTGGTGGTCTACGAGTACCTTCCGTGTGAACTTGCCCGGGCCGGGGTGATAGCACAAGCCGCTGGACTCGATCGTCACCAGGTGTCCGTGCAGGTACGCCTCGCGCAGGAACGTGTCGGGCGTGCGCGGCTGCGCCCTACGGAACCGCATCATTTGAGCGAGTTGTTCATCGCGGACCTGCGGCGCCTGCAGTGGGAACGGATCGCCCAGCTCATGGAGAGAGCAGGTGGTCGCGTACGTGCCCTCTCAGGACTTGCGTGCAGTCCGCTATGAAGAGCAGCGTCTGCAGCGGTTGGTGACAGACGGGGCCGAGGCTGAGCGGTCCGGGAGCGCAGCTTTGGAGATTGCGCGGCATCGTGTCTACCGGGTCGATACCCGGTGCACGCCGGCCGCTGCCGTCCGGACTTCCATGCCTCCACCGTCCACCTGATGGCCGCCTCCCCCGACGAAGCAGGCCGACGGGCGCGGGGCATCCACAAAGGAGACGACGGTCTCAACCAAGGCAGTAACTACCGGATCACGTCCGTCCAGCAGGTCCTTCCCGAACCGGGGGAAATCTTTTGATCCAGCTCCGAGAACACCAGGTGGAACAGAAACAGAGCATCCGGGAATGGGTCGGATTTTCTGCAAGATCATCTGTTCCCCCGGAAGGGATGCGGGGCACGATCGTGTCCGCCACCGGATCCGGCAAGACGATCATGGCTGCCGCGAGCGCGCTGGAGTGCTTCGCGGGCGGGCGGATCCTGGTGACTGTGCCCACCCTGGACCTGCTCGCACAGACCGCCCAGGCGTGGCGGGCGGTGGGCCACCGGGCGCCGATGGTGGCGGTGTGTTCGCTGGAGAATGACCCGGTGCTGGGCTCGCTGGGTGTGCGTACCACTACGAATCCGATCCAGCTCGCGCTGTGGGCCGGGTCCGGGCCCGTGGTCGTGTTCGCCACCTATGCCTCGCTGGTGGACCGCGAGGACCCGGAGGACCCGACGGGCCAGCGGACGTTTCGCGGGCCACTGGAAGCTGCTCTGGCGGGCGGGGAACGGCTCTACGGCCAGCGCCTGGGCGGTTTCGACCTGGCCATCGTGGACGAGGCGCACGGCACCGCTGGTGATCTTGGTCGGCCGTGGGCGGTGATCCACGACAACGCCCGCATCCCTGCGGACTACCGGCTCTACCTGACCGCCACCCCGCGGATCCTCGCCTCGCCCCGCCCGCAGAGGGGCGCGGCCGGCCAGGAGGTGGAGCTCGCGAGCATGACCGACGACCCGTACGGCACCTTCGGAGCCTGGCTCCCCGGCGCCGAGCTCGGGCTCTCGGAGGCCATCGAGCGGGGCATCCTCGCTGGATTCGAGATCGATGTCCTCGAGATCCGCGACCCCTCCCCCGTCGCCGGGGATTCCGAGGAGGCGCGGCGGGGCCGGCGCCTGGCGCTGCTGCAGACCGCACTTTTGGAGCACGCTGCGGCGTACAACCTGCGTACGGTCATGACGTTCCACCAGAAGGTCGAGGAGGCCGCCGCGTTCGCGCAGAAGCTGCCGAAGACGGCAGCCGAGCTGTATGCGGGCCAGATGTCGGCTGAGGAGCTGGCGAAGGTGGAGGAGAAGGTGGCGGAGCTGCCCGCGTCGTCGATCGGCGCCCGGCTGTACGAGCTGGAGGCCGGACGGCACGTACCGCCCGAGCGGGTGTGGTCGGCGTGGCTGTGCGGGGACCACCTCGTCACCGAGCGACGCGAGGTGCTCAGGCAGTTCGCCAACGGCATCGACGCAGAGGGCCGGCGCGTGCACCGGGCGTTCCTCGCCAGCTGCCGCGTCCTCGGGGAAGGCGTCGACATCACCGGCGAGCGGGGCGTGGAGGCCGTGTGCTTCGCGGACACCCGCGGTTCGCAGGTGGAGATCGTGCAGAACATCGGCCGGGCCCTGCGGCTCAACAAGGATGGGTCCACGAAGGTCGCGCGGATCATCGTGCCCGTCTTCCTCGAGCCCGGCGAAGACCCCACCGACATGGTCGCCTCCGCGAGCTTCAAGCCGCTCGTGGTCGTCCTCCAGGGCCTGCGTAGCCATGATGAGCGTCTGGTGGAGCAGCTCGCCTCCCGTGCCCTCGCCAGCGGCGAACGCAAGACCCACCTCCAGCGCGACGAGGACGGGCAGATCATCGCGGCCCACGGCGAGGTCCAGGAGCAGGCCGGCGTCGACGGTGCGGTCGAGTCCGCGCTCCTGCACTTCTCCACGCCACGCGACCCGGCGACCATCGCGGCGTTCCTGCGTACCCGGGTCTACCGGCCCGAATCGCTGGTCTGGCTGGAGGGCTACCAAGCCCTGCTGCGCTGGCGAAAGGAACATGAGATCACCGGGCTCTACGCCATCCCATACGACACGGAGACCGAGGTCGGCGTCACGAGGGCCTTTCCGCTGGGCCGATGGGTCCACCAGCAGCGCAAAGCGCTACGGGCCGGGGAGCTCGAACCGCGCCGCAAGAAGCTCCTCGACGCCCCCGAGGCGGGCATGGTCTGGGAGCCCGGCGAAGAGGCCTGGGAGAAGAAGCTGGCGGCGCTGCGCTCCTACCGCCGGGCCACCGGACACCTCGCGCCCAGGCAGGACGCGGTCTGGGGAGACGCCGAAGGCGAACTCGTCCCCGTCGGGCAGCACATGGCCAACCTCCGCCGCACAGACGGCCTGGGCAAGGACCACAAGCGGGCGGCTGAGCGCGCGGCGCAGCTGGCGGCGATCGACCGCGACTGGAACTGTCCCTGGTCGCTCGACTGGCAGCGTCACTACCGCCATCTCGCCGACCTGGCGGAGGACGAGCCTGGCGGGGTGCTGCCCGACATCGCACCCGGCGTACTGATGGACGGCGACGACATCGGGCGGTGGCTGAAGCGACAGACCCGGCCAGCGGCCTGGAAACAGCTGTCCCCCGAGCAGCAGGAGCGGCTGTCGAAGCTGGGCGTGCACCCCGCTCTGGCACCACCTCCCGCCCCGGCGGGCAAGGGCGCGGCGAAGGGGCCGACCAAGGCCCAGCAGGCGTTCCGGCGTGGGCTGGCCGCCCTGGCGCAGTGGGTCGAGCGGGAGGGTGCGAACCGTCCGGTACCGCGGAAAGCGGTCGAGTTTTTGCCTGACGGGACCGAGACGAAGCTCGGCGTATGGGTATCGAACACCCGCGCCAGACGCGACAGGCTCAGCGCGGAGCAGATCGACGCTCTGCGGGAGCTGGGGGTGGAGTGGGCGTAGTTGAGTCTGGAGGCTGTCCTGGCAGATCGCTGGGCTGGGAAGACAGTGAAGCGGCGAGATGCTGCCCCGTATCATCGCGTGCCGAGAAGCATGCGTAGGAAAGGGATCTGGCCGTGGACGAGCGGGGCGAGGAAGCGAAGCGGCCCGACGAGGAGTACTCAGAGGAACGCTTCGAGGAACTGGCCCGGTTCCTCTTCTCCCGCACAGACCTACTGCTGCTGAACCGCCCTGAGAACTCCGACACGGACCTGGCTGTACAGGCACTCAACAACGCGGTACGCGTACTGCTGGGTCAGGTACGGGCATACCGCGAGTGGGGGCAACGAGCCCGCCCTCGCCGGCGCGTGGGACACGCTCACCACCATCGCGCAGCGATGGCGACACCATCCCGACTTCCTCACCGACTGGGGATGGGAGTGAGCCCGGCAGAACAACGCGGCGATGCTGCTCCGCGCACGGGCGGGGACGTGTCGACGCTGAAGCACCAGGCCCTTGCCGCCTTCCAGCCCGGGGGTACCGCCGCTGAGCGCCATCCGCGCAGCGGCGGTCTTGCCCCGGCCCGGGTCGCCGAACAGACATACCGCGTCCTGGGTGGCCATCGCCTGCCCGACCGCCTCGCTCACCGTCCGCACCGACGACGTCCCCACCAGCTGCGCGCCCTCAGGCAACGCCACACCTGCCGGAGCACCGTTCTCCCCTGCCGGCAAGCTCCCGGTGCAACGACGCCAGGGAGGGCACCTCGCCCCCGGCGCCTTCGATGCCGGTGCAGCGCCGCGACGTTCCCGCCCGCCTGAGCCAGTGCCTCCCACATCTCGCCGTCGGCCGGACCGGCACACCCCGATGGCCCTGTCCGGACCTGAAGAGGAGCTGATGGTCCATCGGTCCGGGGATCGAGGAGGAGCGACCTCATCATCGCGTGCCAGGGTCGGGAATCGGACATTGTGTACGAGATTTCCTGAAACATCGGACTCAGCCCTCTTATGTGCCGGAGCATGCCGACTACGGCTTCGCCTCACCAGGGCGAGGGCGTCCGACCGCGGGGAGACACGGATGAAGCGTTCGACGAGAAGGCTAGGCAAGCCGCAGTTGCTGGGTGTGGGAGTCATGACGCTCCTCCTCGGCCTGGTCGCTGCCCCCACCGCGCAGGCGGCTCCGGCACCGGCTCCCGCTGCCGAGGAGTGCACCGGCAGCTGGGACGGCAAGACGTACTGGGCCAAGGGGCCGACCGGCCGCAATGGCGGCGGTTACGCGCGGACCTACTGGAACGGCTCCACCAAGCGCAACTGTGCGAAGTTCTGGTCCAGCCCTTACGACGGGCTCGCCTCCAACATCACCCTGGCGATCTTCGACGAGGGCGGTGACTACGCCATCGATCCGCCGAAGGAGCACCCGGAGAACTATCGCTACTACGCCGGCCCCATCTACACCTGGTTCAACGCGACGGGACAGTGCATCAGCCTGAGCGGCTCCCTGGTCCGAGGCGGAGCGAAATACCATCTGGACACCGGGCCGATCCGGTGCGGCTGATCCGTCACCATCCGAGGCGACGGTACGGCGCGCGTTCGTCGGCTTCGGCTTGCGCTTGTGCTGCGACGGCGCGATCCTGGCAGTTCTCGCACAGGTGCGGGTGCGACTGGCGATTGCCCCAGCCCGGGTTGGAGCCGACTGCCTCCCAGCGGTCGTCGGTGAACTTCTGTCCGCAGTCCCTGCACACCGGCCGCCGCGCTTCGCGCTGCGCGGCTTCCCGTTCCTCACGGCGCCGCTGTTCTTCCCGGGCTGCCTGGCGGCGGGCGAGGTAGGCATCGCGGCGGGCATTGCCGATCGCGTCCAGCAGTGGCTGGTGGTGGTCACGGCCGAAGCGCCAGAAGGCGGGCCCGGCCGGACCGTGTTCGCGCAGCTGCTGAAGCGTGGTCGCCACGATCGGGATGCAGCGGTCGTAGGGAGTGATAGCCGCCTTCGGGATGCCACCGTCCTTGCCAGTGGTGGCGGGTGAAGTCGGCGACCCTGGCCATCTGCCTCTTGGCGGAGCGCTGGCCGGCCTGGTGGAAGACGAGCAGGACCGGAGGGTGCACCCGCTCGTACTCATCGGACGCGGGTGCGGACCAGCGGGTGCGCCACACCGGCTTCTCGATACCTCGGTATCCCTCTCCTGCCGCAGGAAGAACCGGGCGTACTTGTCGAACTGCGCGGCGATGAGGACGGCGTCCTCGGTGCAGTTGTCCACCTCGAGGAACAACAAGGGCACGCCGGCCTCCGGGGCGGTCAGGACGACGTCGGCGCGGGCGCTGCCGATAGCGGGGTTCTTCCAGGTGCCCCTTCACCGGGAGCGCGACCTCGGTGGCGTAGGAGGCGAGGGTGCCGATCCCGTCAGGTGCGTGCACAGCGGCCTGTGCGCCGCGACCGCTTCGGCCGGCTCCCCCACAACCCGGGCCAGGTTCGGTTTCGGGCGGATCAGCGCGATGACCATCTCGTTCACCGTCATCGGGTGTGAGACGCCGGAGCGGCCTGCGCGGAGCATCTATCCATGCCCCGGGGCACGATGGAAGTATCCGCATTCAGACATGCAGCGGGGGGCGCACCCTGCCCGACCCCCGCTTTCGTCCATTAGGTGACTTGCCAGACCAGAGGATTCTTACTGCTCGCCGACTGTCGACACCTCATTTGGATCGGCACCCTCGGCCAGCAACCGGGCCAGCCTCTGCATCCTCGTGTTCCACCGCGTGATAGGCAGGCGTCCAGTAGTCACTCACCAGGGCATTCAATCGCCGCCGCAATGCGTCTGCGTCATCCGGGGCGGGTCAAATCCAGTTGTAGTTGGTGTCGTCCAGGGCCGGCAGGAGGGACTGGGCGGCGTCGAGCGGCGCGGTGGGAGCGGCGAGTTCGGCGAGCGGGACTGGTGGGAACAGAGCCTTGTTGGCAGCGTCCTTGTAGTGGCTCCAGGTAAGGTGGCCGACGCCAGCCATGTCGTCATGTTCGACGGTGTGCAAGCGGGCCCGAATGGGGGCTGCGATGTGCACGCGGAAGACGAGGTGGAGTTTGCGGGGTGGGGTGCTGCCGGGGCGGGTGACCATGGCGTCCTGTATCCAGGTCAGCTGTGGGGCGCTGCTTGCGTCTGCGAGGTTCAGGCCCAGTTCTTCGTCGAGTTCGCGTGCGAGGGCGTGTGGGATGGGTTCGCCGGGTTCGACGTTGCCGCCCGGCAGGGTGTACTGGTCTTGGCCGTTCTTGGTGCGGTGGATGAGGGCGATCTCGTCGCCGTTGAACAGAGCCGCGGCCACGCGGATCTTGATGTGGGCGAACGGTTCGGCGAACGTCACTGAGGCGTCCCTCCTTCGGTGGGCGGGGTCCGGTGGCTGCCCTTGGCCAAGCGGCACAGGCAGATGATGCAGCACGCGAGTCGCACAAGCCGTTACTGGCTCTAAGAAAAGCTGCTGATCATGAGTCCTCGCGGCGGTGAGTTCGGCGCATCGCCGACCGGCACGGGACGGCTCCTCGTCGCAAGGCCCGGCCGTCGCGGACGCGGGTGGTCTCGACGAGTGCCGGTCTCTTTCCGGTGAGGTGGAAGTCCTTGCGGAGGTGCTGCACGCGCTCGGCGAGCGCCTCACGGGCCGCTTGTTCCCCGCCGTTTCGAGCGCGGTGATTGCAGTAAGCGTGCCGGCCGGCTGACGCCGTCGGGGCTCTCAGTGCCCGGGCGAGGAAGTCACTGATGAGCCTGCTCAAGCGAGCGCCAGGCCCGAAGAAGCGGTCTCATCGGCGCCGGGGCGCACACCTGCCGGGTCGCCGTCCGCCCGCCGGTCCGGTGCCGGCCGTCGTGGCCGGCCGCGGGGCGGGTGCCGTCGGACGGGCCCACAGCGGCCGGTGCTTCCGCGGTGCGCGGAAGCGCCGGCTCATTCGCGGCGGTGGCGGGCGTAATGGCGTTGTGCCTTGGCGCGGTTGCCGCAGCCGGACATCGAGCACCAGCGGCGGGTGCCGTTCTTGGACACGTCGTAGAAGTGCAGCACGCACTGCGGGTTGCCGCAGGCGCGGATGCGATCCGGGCGGTCGGCCATCAGGCGCAGGAAGTCGGTGACCGCGGCCCAGCCCGGCAGCCAGGCCGGATTGGCCACCTCGGGCATGGTGGCCGGTCCGCCGGGGCCCAGGACCTGCCGCAGCCGGCCGTGGGCGAGCACGTCGTTGACGGCCGTGACGGCGGCGGGCGTCGGGTGCGCTGGGTCGGCGACCGCCTCGTCGAGCGCGGCGCGGGCCTGACGTAGTCGCTCCTGCGTGTCACGGCCGGCCGGGACGCGGGCGCCGCCGAGGGCGTCGCGGACCAGGGGCGTATTCAGCCACAGTGCTGTTCCGTCCAGGGAGTCGAGGAGGTCGTGCCGGCCCGTGGCGTCGATCCAGCGCGTGTTGAGCAGGTCGATGGCGAGCGGTTCGCCGGTCAGCGGCCTCGGGTCGGGCTCGGCGGGTGACGGCATGGTGCGGGTCCCTTCGTCGCGGCGGCACCCCACCCACGATAACCGGTCATTCCATGGTCACCGGTTGACTGCCCTTCGTTCTAACTTTTAATATCCACTTCAATGGTTACGAGGTGATCTCGTGGCCCCTGACGAAGGCGGTTGATCGACCATGGGCAAGGCGAAGAACCTGCAGACCGGTCACATCGGGCTGAATGTCACCGACCTCGACCGCTCGCTCGCCTTCTACTGCGAGGTCTTCGGCTTCGAGGTGCTGGCCCAGGGCAAGGAGGACGGCCGCCGCTGGGCGTTCCTCGGCCGGGACGAGCGCCTGGTCGTCACGCTGTGGCAGCAGAGCGAGGGCGCGTTCGCCACCGACCGGCCCGGGCTGCACCACCTCTCCTTCCAGGTCGACACCGTCGAGGAGGTCAAGGACATCGAGGAGGTGCTGCGCCGGCTGGGCGCCGGGTTCGCCTACGACGGTGTCGTCCCGCACGGCGAGAACACCAGTTCCGGCGGCATCTTCTTCACCGACCCCGACGGCACCCGCCTGGAGATCTACGCGCCGACCGGCGCAAACCCCGCTCACGCCCCGACCGAGAACGCTCCGACCTGCGGCTTCTTCTAGCCCGCGACGCTCGCCCCCGGCGCTCCCGCCCGGACGGGAGACCCGCCGGGCGGGAGCGCCGCCTGCCCTGTCCCGATGTACGAGAAGGAGCACGCCGTGGCCACCTATCACGCCGGCGAACTCGCGGTGCAGGAGCGGGCCGGCCTCGCCTTGCGGGCCGCTTCGGCGCTCCGCGCCGTCCGCGCCGAAGTACCGCCCGTCGCCCGACAATTCCTGGCCGAGCGACCCCTGATCGTGGTGGGCGCCGCCGACCCGGGGGGCCGGCTCTGGGCCACCCACCTCACCGGGGAACCCGGTTTCCTCCGCGTCCCCGACCCGCGCAGCCTGGTCATCGATGCACTGCCCGTCCCGGAGGACCCCCTCGCCGGTGTCCTCGGCGCGGCACGGTCCCTGCCGGTGGGGATGATCGCCATCGAGCCCGCCACACGACGCAGAATGCGGATCAACGGCCGCGCCGACCGGGACGGCACCGGACTGCGCGTCACCCTCGACCAGGTCGTCTCCAACTGCCCGAAATACATCCAGCAACGCGACCACCGCCCGGCGGACGCGGACGGGCCGGTGCTCCGCCGCGCGACCACGGGGCGCGCGCTGGACGCCGCGCAACGCGCGGCGGTAGGGCGGGCCGACACGTTCTTCGTCACCACCGCGTCCGACACGGGTCACGTCGACGCCTCGCACCGCGGCGGCAACCCGGGGTTCGTCCAGGTCCTCTCCGCCACCCTGCTGCGCTGGCCCGACTACACGGGTAACGCGATGTTCCTGACGCTGGGCAACCTGCACGTCAACCCGGCGGCGGGCATCCTCGTACCGGACTGGGAGACGGGCACCGCCCTCCATCTGTCCGGGACGGCCCGGACCGTCTGGGACGCCGAGGAGATCGCACGCACACCGGGGGCGCAGCGGCTCGTGGAGTTCTGCGTCGAGGCGGTGCACGAGGTGTCCGGCGCGTCCCCGCTGCGCTGGGGCGAGCCCGGCTACTCCCGCTACAACCCGCCGGTCCGCTGACCTCGCGCGGCGGACCGCCCGCCCGCACGGCCCCGGCCGCTGTCAGTGCCGGCTGACCCGCTACACGGCGGCCGAATCGCAGTGCCCACCTCGACGGCGTGGGCGAGCGGCACCCCACGCGTCCTCCTCACCCTGCATCCGGCCATCCACTCACCCCGATGACGCGGTTCCGGACGGGCCGGCGAGGGCGGAACCGGATGGCGGAGGGCCGCCGGCCGTCCGGAGCACGACAGACCGGGCCAGTCCGGTGCGAGTTGTCCAGCCGGCGTCGGCCGTGCGAAAACGACTTGTCCGCGCCCAGGGCGGCCGGACAGGCTGACCGGACAAAATCACGGTGCAAGGCCCCACGCACGTCACCGTTCCCACCCTGGCAGCACCCTCCGCGGGCAGCGGAAAGGCCAGGTGGCGGCGTTCCTGAGGACCCCCTACGTGGCCCCGCCGTTCGGCCCACGGCGCTTCGTGCGGTCCGAACCGCCACAGCCGTGGGCCGGGATGCACACCGCGCTCACCCCCGGGCCCGCCGCACCGCAGCTCGGCTACCACCCGGCGATGGCCGCCCTGCTGGAAGAAGCCGCGAGCACCGGCGAGGCCCGAACGCGATACGGACCGGAGCGTTCTTCGCCTTCCATCGTTCAGGTGCAACCTGAGAGAACGCGTCACCGTTTGTCGTCGCGTGTCGCGCAACACCCACGGAAGCCAGTGCCGCATCAGGCAACGTTCGCCTTGCCGTGACGTGGGCGGGAACTGTCCTGCTGCTCGCGAGGTCAGCCGAATGTCTCGCGGTGGCGCTTCAGTCGAAATCGCTGGCGGAAGTAAGGCCCTCGACGAAGGATCCGAAGTCCCCAGCGAGGGCCAACGGTGTGGGGCTCGCGCGAGCCCCACCCGGCGTCCCGCTGGTTGCCGAGCGGGCGTGGTAGGAGATCTCCCACACCCCGGGGAAGGGGATCTTGAGTTCCGGGACCTCGGTGATGTGCCATCCAAACAAGACGGCCCAGCTCAAGCGCACCCCTCCACGCCAGCCTGTTCGACCAACATGCACCGGCCCAGGATGACAGGCGCCTGCGAGAGGAACGGGAGCACGGTGGCCTCGATGCTCACGTGCCACTCAAGAGTGAAAGCAGGTACTCAGCGGGGGCTGGGCTTCAGCAGCGTGGCGGCCTCGGAGATGAAGCTTCCGGTGGCTTCCTTGGCTGCCTGTCGGCGGGCGTCCAGCACGGGGCGGTCGGTGGCATGGCGCAGCGCGTACGTGGCGTCTGCGGCCTGCTGGGCGGCACCGGCCAGCTCGGGGAGCAGGACCTGGAGGCGGATGTGCGGCGCGGTGATGGCCGCCCGGGTGTCGTTGCTCTTGGTCTGGGCTCCCAGTTGCTGCTCGCTGTCGGCCTCGTTCAGTGCCAGCCGTTCGCGGTGGAACATGGCCGACCGGTGTGCGTCCAGAGCGGCCGCGAACTCGGTGACGGCGGCGAGCTGGTCCTGGCGGTGGCTGTCGGCGCGCTGTTCTGCGCGGTCCGTGCGTGCTGTGCGGTGTTGGAGGAGTCCTGCCGTCAGGGCGCCGGCGAGGGTTCCGAGTACGGCGATGACCGAAGGCCACATCAGGTGGTGCGTCCTTTCGAGGGGGAGGGACTGACGCGGAGGCGCACGGCGTCTCCGCGTCAGTTACGGCCGCGCTCCAGGGCTAGGGACTGTTCTGAGTTCAGATCACGTGGTGGGTTGGAGGCTGCGGAGCCACGGGATGGCACCGCGTAGGTGGAGTCCGGCGAGGTGGGCCAGTGGTGTCATCTTCAGGTCACTGGGCAGCATCCGATGGCTCGTACCAGAGGCTCGTCATCGGGGAGCGCATGGTCCAGCCCAGTGAGGAGTAAAGCGCCCGACCCTCGGGCGTGCCGACCAGGAGGCCAGTCTTTGCGCCGGTCTCGTACGCGGCGCTCTGCAGCGTGCGCATCACCAGGCCGCCGAGGCCCTTGCGCCGGTGCTCGGCGGCGGTCTCGACCTGGTCGACCACGACATGGGCGCCTGCCTGGGCGATCTGTCCACGGGCGGCGAAGTGCCCGGCGCGCGTGCGGACCAGTACTCGGCTGACGCCGCCCCGGGTCCAACTGGTGAGCGTGTAACCGGCCGGCACCTCATGGCGCTCTGGCACTAGATGGCAGGTCATCAGAAAACCGGGGCTGTCGCGCCGCCAGCCCGGCCCGACCCAGGGCAGGACCGCCTGATGCTCGGCGAACAGCTTCAGCCACGTCCCGGGCGCGCTCGTCCCGGCGACGATCTTGCGCACATCGGCCTCGGAGGGCTCCGGCAGCACGTGTCGGGCAACGTGTTTGGGCTGCCCGACGTCGATCGTCCACCCCCACGGCTCGTCGACCGGGTCCGAGCTGCCGCGGGAGACGACCCAGCCGTTGATCCACATCCGCACAAGTTCACTGATCCTGGTGTCCGGCATCGCCGCCCGCCCCGCCTGAATGGTAATAGGTGATAGTGCGCAATGAACCTTACGCAACAGACGCAGGATTCACCATAGGAGCAGGTCGCTTGGCCAAGGACCACGAGCGATTGCCACGGGTAGCCACTGGGACTGTTCCGAGTTCAGGTCGC
This region of Streptomyces ambofaciens ATCC 23877 genomic DNA includes:
- a CDS encoding VOC family protein; the encoded protein is MGKAKNLQTGHIGLNVTDLDRSLAFYCEVFGFEVLAQGKEDGRRWAFLGRDERLVVTLWQQSEGAFATDRPGLHHLSFQVDTVEEVKDIEEVLRRLGAGFAYDGVVPHGENTSSGGIFFTDPDGTRLEIYAPTGANPAHAPTENAPTCGFF
- a CDS encoding pyridoxamine 5'-phosphate oxidase family protein is translated as MATYHAGELAVQERAGLALRAASALRAVRAEVPPVARQFLAERPLIVVGAADPGGRLWATHLTGEPGFLRVPDPRSLVIDALPVPEDPLAGVLGAARSLPVGMIAIEPATRRRMRINGRADRDGTGLRVTLDQVVSNCPKYIQQRDHRPADADGPVLRRATTGRALDAAQRAAVGRADTFFVTTASDTGHVDASHRGGNPGFVQVLSATLLRWPDYTGNAMFLTLGNLHVNPAAGILVPDWETGTALHLSGTARTVWDAEEIARTPGAQRLVEFCVEAVHEVSGASPLRWGEPGYSRYNPPVR
- a CDS encoding NUDIX hydrolase, coding for MTFAEPFAHIKIRVAAALFNGDEIALIHRTKNGQDQYTLPGGNVEPGEPIPHALARELDEELGLNLADASSAPQLTWIQDAMVTRPGSTPPRKLHLVFRVHIAAPIRARLHTVEHDDMAGVGHLTWSHYKDAANKALFPPVPLAELAAPTAPLDAAQSLLPALDDTNYNWI
- a CDS encoding DEAD/DEAH box helicase, which codes for MIQLREHQVEQKQSIREWVGFSARSSVPPEGMRGTIVSATGSGKTIMAAASALECFAGGRILVTVPTLDLLAQTAQAWRAVGHRAPMVAVCSLENDPVLGSLGVRTTTNPIQLALWAGSGPVVVFATYASLVDREDPEDPTGQRTFRGPLEAALAGGERLYGQRLGGFDLAIVDEAHGTAGDLGRPWAVIHDNARIPADYRLYLTATPRILASPRPQRGAAGQEVELASMTDDPYGTFGAWLPGAELGLSEAIERGILAGFEIDVLEIRDPSPVAGDSEEARRGRRLALLQTALLEHAAAYNLRTVMTFHQKVEEAAAFAQKLPKTAAELYAGQMSAEELAKVEEKVAELPASSIGARLYELEAGRHVPPERVWSAWLCGDHLVTERREVLRQFANGIDAEGRRVHRAFLASCRVLGEGVDITGERGVEAVCFADTRGSQVEIVQNIGRALRLNKDGSTKVARIIVPVFLEPGEDPTDMVASASFKPLVVVLQGLRSHDERLVEQLASRALASGERKTHLQRDEDGQIIAAHGEVQEQAGVDGAVESALLHFSTPRDPATIAAFLRTRVYRPESLVWLEGYQALLRWRKEHEITGLYAIPYDTETEVGVTRAFPLGRWVHQQRKALRAGELEPRRKKLLDAPEAGMVWEPGEEAWEKKLAALRSYRRATGHLAPRQDAVWGDAEGELVPVGQHMANLRRTDGLGKDHKRAAERAAQLAAIDRDWNCPWSLDWQRHYRHLADLAEDEPGGVLPDIAPGVLMDGDDIGRWLKRQTRPAAWKQLSPEQQERLSKLGVHPALAPPPAPAGKGAAKGPTKAQQAFRRGLAALAQWVEREGANRPVPRKAVEFLPDGTETKLGVWVSNTRARRDRLSAEQIDALRELGVEWA
- a CDS encoding DUF6199 family natural product biosynthesis protein, whose product is MSPNAVVQAATDSDGSSPVFVLVLCFFLVMGVIQVVRPQLLWKANARLQRGWVKNHEATEPTSKGYANEPGGRSNLPGTRHMDADPAALAHTRPPL
- a CDS encoding CGNR zinc finger domain-containing protein, with protein sequence MPSPAEPDPRPLTGEPLAIDLLNTRWIDATGRHDLLDSLDGTALWLNTPLVRDALGGARVPAGRDTQERLRQARAALDEAVADPAHPTPAAVTAVNDVLAHGRLRQVLGPGGPATMPEVANPAWLPGWAAVTDFLRLMADRPDRIRACGNPQCVLHFYDVSKNGTRRWCSMSGCGNRAKAQRHYARHRRE